The window CTCAAATAATCTTCACAATCTGATCATTCGCTCATGGATAAGTGTGATGGAAATCACAAAATCAATCAGATCTAAAAATCACACAATTACACTATTTATGATGAGCGAATTGTTCTTTTAATTTTCTGATCAGTCTTGTATTGCGACAAAGCATAGACCGCCCAGATGGCAGCCGGGATCCAACCTAAAACTGTAATCTGAAGTAGCAAACAAATGATGCCTGCAAATGGTCGCCCTATGGTGAAAAACAGTAGCCAGGGAAAAATTAAAGCAATTAGCAATCTCATTTCAAATTCCTATGTATCTTTTCAAAAAATTAATAATTAAATGCGGGCAGATCAAACAGCTTACGATCTCTTTCATCCATTAAATATTTATCCATCTGAGCAATCAGTTTTGCTCTGGCTTGTTCATCTTCTTCGGTAATTTTCAACATGCAGGATCCGATTAAAATCTTGCGTCTGGTATCATCCTTTCGAGCCTGTTCTTTCTCTTTGGCACGTTCTCTTGCCAGTGCTGCCTGTCTTTGAGCCTTTAACTGCTTTAGCTTTTCTTCCTGTGCCTTGATTTTACTGTCTAATATTTCAGTAACACTCATTAATCCAATACCATCATTCTGGGAAACCATCCCTAACATAAGCGCACTTGAATCTGCATTCAAGGTGCTATATGTATAGTAATGTTTTCCTCGAATAGCGCACTTATGCAAACTTCGTTTGCAAGTCCGATTGGGGTCTCCCCAATACCCCAACAACCGTATCCACGGTTGTATTTCACTACGTGAAAATTTAAAAGCGAAAAATAGGCATGGCGATTTACCACTTTTCAGTCAAAACCGTAGCACGATCAGCAGGGCGTTCCGCCACTGCTGCAATCGCTTATCGGGCCGGTGAAAAGATCTATTGTGAACGTGAAGGCCGGGAACATGATTACAGCCGAAAAACTGGCGTGGAATATAAAGAGATTTATTTACCCAAAGACGCACCAGAGCATTTAAAAAACCGGGAAAGACTCTGGAATGAAGTAGAACAGCGAGAAATACGAAAAAACTCGACAGTTGCCCGGGAATTTGAAATCGCTTTTCCAAGTGAATTAAATCAGGAACAACGCCTGGCCATGCTCGAAGAACTATGCGCCAGTATCGTGGACAGACATCAGGTGGCTGTCGATGCCTGTATCCATGCCCCGCATACTGGATCCGGCAGCGATGAACGCAATTATCACGCCCATATCCTGATGAGCACACGCAAGCTCACTCCCGAAGGTTTTACCGAGAAAACCCGGGAGCTCGATCAGAAACACAGTGGAGAAATCGAGCACTGGCGTGAACACTTTGCCGACATCTGCAATATGCACCTGGATCTGGCCGGATCCACCGCCAGAGTTGACCACCGCAGCTACAAAGACCAGGAGAATGGCCTGGAAGCCACCCTGCACGAAGGACCGAAAGTCACCGAACTACGTAGAAGAGGCATCGAAACCGAAATCAGCCGAAGCAATGATGAAATCAAACAGAGAAATCACGCTCAGCTGCAATACGGCAAAAATATGGACCTGCTGATTGCTAAAAATGAAATAAAACTCAGCACACTGAAAACAGAACAGCAGATCCAAATCAAGAATAGCGCCAAAACGCCACCAATTGACGAAAAAGCCCTGTTTGAGGAAAAACAGAGGGAAACCCTTGGCAAAGTGCTAAAACGCGAAATCAGCGCAAAAGACGCGAATTTAGACCTGGATTTTATGCAGCGCAATCTCAAACAAGCCGAAATAAACCTAACCAAGCACCACAAACATCAAAACGAGTTCAATCAGCAGCTTGCCCAGGAGATCGTGAAAAGCGGACTCAAGCAAAGTCATGACAAATTGCAAAGCCTGGTCGATCAACACAACGAATTAACCCAGAACAAACCCTTACTGTTTGGAAAAAAAGCCTGGGAAGCCCAACGTGATGAGATCTACCAGGAACACAAAAAGCTGAAAGGTCAGCATGAACACCAGAAAAAACATGGTGTGAAGGATTTATTGGAGAATAAAAAGTTCAAAGAACATGCCTGGAAGCAGTACCAACAACAACATCCGGCCAAAGCCAAGCAATACCAGACTCTATACCCATCCTATCAAGTCATTAAAAAATGTGTGGATGAGATCAAAGCAGAACAACAGATGAAACTCAGACAAGAACAACAGCTCAAAGCACAGCAACAAGCTCCTAAAATGAAATCTCGTGGCATGAGTCGCTAAACAGAGCGAGTGTCTACGAGCGAACTGAGAAAATTTGCCCATCCCTTTCCCTGATTACAAGCTCCCTATCCATCAATCACCTGCATGGCAGAGCATCCCGTATGGGTGCGAACTTTCCAAGTTTGATTCCTAAACCGAGCGTAGCGAGAAAAAAAAGCTGATGAGCGAAGCGAATTCCGAGTTGCTTTTGCTTTTTCTAAAAGTCACGAAAATATTTACCAAAAATTGCCCCGACGAATCGAGCGAAAGCGAGATTCAATAGAGTTTGAGCGAAGCGAAAACCAAGGGCAATTTTTCATTCCCTGGGCTTTTAATTATTTTTAAGCTTTTAAATGCTTTTAGATAGCCTGTAAACCTGAATCTATAAGGCTTTGAGAGATTATAAAACGAGGTTTACCTTGCATTAAAACGAGGTTTACCTTGCATTAAAACGAGGTTTACCTTGCATTAAAACGAGGTTTACCTTGCATTAAGCGAGTTGATAATATAGCCTCGTCTTATTAACTTAAAAATATAAATTTTTCATATGAAAACCGAACTAATTGTCAAAGATAACGCTTTAATTAATGCTAGTTATAACCTTGATCTAGTAGAACAACGATTAATTCTTTTAGCTATCGTTGAGGCTAGGGAATCAGGTAAAGGGATAAATGCTAATGATCCATTAACAGTTCATGCTGAAAGTTATATCAATCAATTTGGTGTACATCGAAATACTGCTTATCAAGCCTTAAAAGATGCTTGCGATGACCTATTTGCAAGACAATTCAGTTATCAAAGTCTTAGTGAAAAAGGTAATGTCATTAATCACAAGTCAAGATGGGTAAGCGAGGTTGCTTATATTGATAATGAGGCTGTCGTTAGACTTATTTTTGCTCCTGCTATTGTGCCTTTAATAACTCGATTAGAAGAACAATTTACAAAGTATGAGATACAGCAAATAAGCAATTTAACGAGTGCTTATGCTGTTCGCTTATATGAAATATTGATTGCGTGGCGTAGTACCGGAAAAA of the Acinetobacter lwoffii genome contains:
- a CDS encoding YqaE/Pmp3 family membrane protein, translated to MRLLIALIFPWLLFFTIGRPFAGIICLLLQITVLGWIPAAIWAVYALSQYKTDQKIKRTIRSS
- a CDS encoding mobilization protein, translating into MSVTEILDSKIKAQEEKLKQLKAQRQAALARERAKEKEQARKDDTRRKILIGSCMLKITEEDEQARAKLIAQMDKYLMDERDRKLFDLPAFNY
- the mobQ gene encoding MobQ family relaxase; the encoded protein is MAIYHFSVKTVARSAGRSATAAIAYRAGEKIYCEREGREHDYSRKTGVEYKEIYLPKDAPEHLKNRERLWNEVEQREIRKNSTVAREFEIAFPSELNQEQRLAMLEELCASIVDRHQVAVDACIHAPHTGSGSDERNYHAHILMSTRKLTPEGFTEKTRELDQKHSGEIEHWREHFADICNMHLDLAGSTARVDHRSYKDQENGLEATLHEGPKVTELRRRGIETEISRSNDEIKQRNHAQLQYGKNMDLLIAKNEIKLSTLKTEQQIQIKNSAKTPPIDEKALFEEKQRETLGKVLKREISAKDANLDLDFMQRNLKQAEINLTKHHKHQNEFNQQLAQEIVKSGLKQSHDKLQSLVDQHNELTQNKPLLFGKKAWEAQRDEIYQEHKKLKGQHEHQKKHGVKDLLENKKFKEHAWKQYQQQHPAKAKQYQTLYPSYQVIKKCVDEIKAEQQMKLRQEQQLKAQQQAPKMKSRGMSR
- the repM gene encoding replication initiation protein RepM codes for the protein MKTELIVKDNALINASYNLDLVEQRLILLAIVEARESGKGINANDPLTVHAESYINQFGVHRNTAYQALKDACDDLFARQFSYQSLSEKGNVINHKSRWVSEVAYIDNEAVVRLIFAPAIVPLITRLEEQFTKYEIQQISNLTSAYAVRLYEILIAWRSTGKTPLITIYDFRQKIGVLETEYKRMYDFKKYVLDIALKQVNEHTDINVKVEQHKTGRSITGFSFSFKQKKSATNTANDISRDKELKINLTDAQRYLFASKLSELPEMAKLSQGNESYEQFAARIVTMLQEPNKLKEFMPLLRKVGFQ